TTGAGGAATATAAGGAAGCATCTCAAAAGGATTCCTCGATAAAAGCTGTTGAGTTCCTGATCGCATATCTCTTCCCCTTAAACCAGATACGGGTGTATCAATGGTTACAACTATTGCTGAGAATCCAGCTTCTTTAGCTCTAGAAATTGTTTTCAATGCGACTTCTTTCCCACCTAGTAAATAAAGCTGATACCAAGCTGGTCCATTTGTAGCAGCTTTAACATCCTCTAATAAACAGCCTGAAAGAGTCGACAAAGTATATCCAGTCCCAGCTTTACCTGCCTCCCTAGCTGCAACCACTTCTCCCTGGGGATAGAACATTCTGCTACTCCCTACTGGCCCCAACAAGAAAGGAAGTTGAAATTTTTGATCTAAAACAGATATTCCAAGATCACACGATGGTACAGAGACTGCACATCTAGGTCTAAATAAGATTTCATTATATGCGTTGCAATTTTGCGAAAGTGTTTGTTCTCTATCTGCACCACTATCTATATAGTTAAAAACCATTGCCGGTAGACGATTTCTAGCCCTAGACCTGAGGTCATCAATATTAAGTACGCCTGGAGAGGAAACATCTGTTCCTAACATTATTCATCACAAATTCATGAATTATGAATCTATAATATATTGATCATAGATGCAAAAAGCGACAAAACATTGAAATATTTGACATACAAAAATCTATAAGTTGAATTTAATTAGTTAGAAAATATACTCCTCTAAAACTTAAATAATTAAAAAGAATCATGCTTAAAAGTGGTAAATAATTCTATAAATTCTTCTGGCTTAATTTCAAGTTTTCTATCTCCAGTCACCAGTGAATTCCTTGGGCTTGTCCAAGGCTCAAGACAAACCATTTTTCTAGGAGGGTCAGTCCAGATTACTGTTGTATCAATTGGCTCTTGATGAATTAATTCAATTACATTGCTGGATAAACAATCGACAAGTTTAACCGAACAAGAAGGATAGGAAAGGAAATCAACCCCCTTATCTAAAATTCTAATCTGGTCAGAAACATTAGTGACTTTCATATTAGTTTGATCAATACATTTTTCAGGCAAACCATCTATCATTATTTTTTGTAAATTTGAAATCTGAAAATATGGGTGCAGGCCAAAACTAAAAGGCATAGAATTATGTCCCTGATTAAAAATTTTAACGGATATTTGAAGACTTTTTTCTTTCAAGCAAACATCCATCAAAAGAGTAAAGAGAAAAGGAAAATAAGAACGTGTATCTTTTGTATCACTAAGTTTTAGTCTTATCCCTAATTTATCTTTTAATAAACCAATTGACCAAGGTAAATCTCTAGCAAAACCATGTTGTTTTAAGAAATACTCCTTACCAGCAATTACATAGCCTTCAGATAAATCACCGCATATAGGGAAAAGGATAGGTATTCCTCCTCTGACACTTTTATCTTTATCTAGAAAACGCTCTAAATCGAAGTACAAAAGTTCTTTCCCTTCGCTTAGCCATTCAGTGATCAAACCTCCTCTTTCAGGGACAATTCTTATTAATGAATCTAATTCAGGGTTTGAATATTCCCAGTGAGGATAAGGAGTTGTCTTTTTTTCGAAACTGACCGCCATCGATTAAAGCTGATTAATCCATTCTATAAGAGCGGAGTTAACTTGATCTGGAACTTCATCATGTGGACAATGGCCAGCATCTAAAACAACTTCTTTTGTATTTTCAGGTGTGTGTTTTTTATAAGTAGCCCTTTTACCGGGTGCATTCATCCAAGGATCTCTATTACCCCAAAGCAATAACAATGGTGATTTTAACTGAGCGAACAACTCATCGAGTGGTCTTCCCTGAGGTCCGGCGGGATCAAAAACACTTTTGAAGACATTGAAAGCACCCGCATCCAAAGATGGTTTTCGGATCGCTTCCACTAGTTCATCATCAACATTTGATGTATCAATATAGACTTGATTTAAAGTACGTTTAATTGTTGAGGGCTGTCTAAGGTTTTCAAAAATTATTCTTTGCAATAGAACATTTTTGAGAAAGATACCCGCAACAGTTTTTCTAGCTGTAGCCCAAAATCCTTTAGTTGGTTTCTTATCTTCGCTGAAATATCCAGCAGCATTTAATAAGACAACACCTGCAGAATCCTCACCCAAAGCAGCAGCACTAGCGAGCGCGGCATATCCACCTAGGGAGTTACCAACAAGTATTGTTGGTCTACCAATATTATCTTTAATGTAAGAAACTATTTGATCTTTCCAAAGTGAACCTCCATAAGCGAGGCCACTCGGTTTAGAGCTTTTACCAAAGCCTATAAGATCTAAAGCGTGCACTTCATAATGCTTTCCAAGTACTGGTAAGTTGTGCCTCCAATGAGTGGTAGAGGCACCAAAACCATGAATTAAAAGAATTGCTGGACCTTTTTCATCATCGGTCTTATTTTTGTGATCTTCAGGAATAATGCTCAAACTGTGGACAGAATGTCCTAAAAATTTCCAATCAGAAAGATTTTTTTTTACAACTGAGGAAACCATTTAAGAATAATCTGATGTAAGTAGATATTAGTAAATCATTGATATAAAGAGATTAGTGATTTTATTTCTTTTTTTCGAAATTTCCTCACCTTTTTTAAAAAGAGTTTTCAAGAATTTCTAAACTAATCCAACTGGATCAGCTGCGACCTCATCAGGAATAGAATTACCGCCTGAAGGGGGTTTATCTTTCAAAACAACTCTCAGCAAAACAGGTGCTAAAAATGTTGTTCCAATAACCATTAACAATATTGCAGCCTCCAGAGAAGGAGTAAGCAAACTAGCACTTGTTCCCAATCCAAGAAAAATCAATCCGACCTCACCCCTAGGCATCATTCCCAAGCCAACTACTAGTCTATTTGTTGGTTTATCAATGACAAAGCACCAACCAGCAGCAATTTTCCCTACAATTGCAACTATAAATAAGAAGCCTGCCACAATTAGAGCAGAGCGACTCTGGGGATCAAGGGGATTAATTACAGAAAGATCCATACCTGCTCCAACAAGCACGAAAAAAATAGTTGCGAATAGTGAGACCAATGGCAAAACAGATTGTTGAATTGCGTGATTATTTTTTGAACTACTTAGTATCAATCCAGCGGCAAAAGCACCCAAAGCAGCTTCTAAACCAATAGCAGTCGCAACAAAACAGCTTAAGACTAATATCACAAAAGAAGCGACAACAACTGCTCCAGGTGCTTTAAGTCTTTCAAGCAACCAATCAAAGGCTGGAGCAGCTGTTCGACTCAAAGCAATTGCAGCAAATACAAAAACAGTTGCAGCCACAACTAATTTGACAATAGGAGCAATTTGCAAGGATCCTCCCGTGGCAAGAGCTACTACAACAGCAAGAATAACAATTCCAAGTATGTCATCTAATACTGCTGCGCCAATAACAATTTGACCCTCACGAGTTTTTAAATAACCAAGCTCACCAAAAACACTTGCAGTAATACCTATACTCGTCGCTGTCATAGATGCACCAGCAAATATCGCAGGAATGATATCTACTTGAAAAATAAACATTAATCCAAAAGTTCCAAAGGCAAATGGCAAAATCACACCTGCCATTGCGACAGTGAAAGCTTGCGCTCCAACTGCTACAAGTTCCTCTAATTCACTTTCCAGACCGGTAAGAAATAACAACGCGTATAGCCCTAAAGTTGCTACTGCTTGTAATGATGGAAAAGTTTCAAAATAAATATCCGGGACTGCTTCTTTGGGTACTGAGGCAAGTGTGCTAATAAGTGAAACAAAACCTTGATTTAATTCAGCATGAGCACTTGGCGGCAATAGAAGATGTAATCCTGAGGCACCAATTAAAACTCCCGCAAGTAGTTCACCGACAATTGTAGGCAAACTTAGTCGAACTAAGATTTCAGCCAAAGTCCTTGCCGCAACAAAGATCATTAAGAAGTTAATGACCCCTATAAGTGTTTCCGCAACCTCAACATCATGCGTATTTAGGGCTGAGACTAAAGGAGTTAATACCATCAGGTTTTCTAAAAAAGCCTTTTCTTTAAGACATAAATTAACTAATCACAGGGCATATTTGGCATAAGTATCAAAGGTGACTTAATTAATAAGGTGTGGATCTGAAGTTACTAACTGATTACTAAAGCTTTATTGGCTAGCGTCCAGAAACATTTGATGCCTTTATGAGCAGCTCCCAGTCACTTGACCTGCGTCTGCCGACCCCTGGATGCTATGCGGATCCTGTTAGGGCTGGCATGGATGCTGATGCAGTCTTCGACGGAATGACTGAGCATCTCTTTTTTACTCTTGGCAAACTTGCTACATCGGCAAGTCTTAGAGACCTCTACATGGCTTTGAGCTTTGCTGTTAGAGACAGATTGATGAGTAGATATTTAACAAGTCAAGAAACAATCAGAGCAAGACCTCAAAAAACAGTTGCATATCTTTCAGCTGAATTCCTAATAGGCCCACAACTAAATAATAATTTACTAAATCTAGGCATCAAAAAAGAGGCAGAAGAAGCTCTTAAAAGGTTTGGTATTGAATCATTAAATGACATATTGGAAGTAGAGGAAGAGCCTGGACTTGGGAATGGAGGATTAGGGAGACTTGCAGCTTGCTATATGGAATCACTTGCAAGTCTTCAAGTCCCTGCAGTGGGTTATGGCATAAGATACGAATTTGGTATTTTCAATCAATTAATAAGAGATGGTTGGCAAGTCGAAGTTACTGATAAATGGCTTAAAGGAGGTTGGCCATGGGAATTACCTCAACCAGATGAAGCTTGTTTAGTCGGTTTTGGTGGACAAACCGAAAGTTATACAGATGACAATGGAAATTATCGCTCACGATGGATTCCCAGTGAACATGCCATAGGTGTTCCACATGACGTACCTGTGCTTGGTTATCGGGTGAATAGCTGTGATCGGTTGCGATTGTGGAGAGCTGATGCAACCGAAAGCTTTGATTTCTATGCATTTAATATTGGTGACTACTACGGTGCTGTTGAAGAGAAAGTAGCTTCAGAAACTCTATCCAAAGTTCTGTATCCCAATGATGGAACTGATGAAGGAAGAAGATTGCGTTTAAAACAACAACACTTTTTTGTAAGCTGCTCCTTACAAGATATGCTTCGCAGCCTGGAGAAGCGATCCATACCTGTTGAGGAATTTCCAAATCACTGGACGGTTCAACTGAATGACACTCATCCAGCTATTGCAGTTGCAGAGTTAATGAGACTCTTAATCGATCAACATAGATTGGATTGGGATAAAGCCTGGGAAATCACCAATAGATCAGTGGCATATACAAACCACACTTTGTTGCCTGAGGCTCTTGAGAAATGGGACCTTAGCTTGTTTAAAAACTTATTACCTAGACATTTAGAACTTATATATGAAATAAATAGAAGATTCTTACAGCAAGTAAGGCTAAAGTATCCAGGTAACGACTTGATTTTGAGAAAGCTTTCAATTATTGATGAAGAAGGTGGAAAGGCTATAAG
The sequence above is drawn from the Prochlorococcus marinus str. MIT 1013 genome and encodes:
- a CDS encoding alpha-hydroxy acid oxidase, giving the protein MLGTDVSSPGVLNIDDLRSRARNRLPAMVFNYIDSGADREQTLSQNCNAYNEILFRPRCAVSVPSCDLGISVLDQKFQLPFLLGPVGSSRMFYPQGEVVAAREAGKAGTGYTLSTLSGCLLEDVKAATNGPAWYQLYLLGGKEVALKTISRAKEAGFSAIVVTIDTPVSGLRGRDMRSGTQQLLSRNPFEMLPYIPQMLVKPCWLTQWLSDGGLMSFPNVQLDDGPMGYTAIGPALEQSVVTWDDLQWIREAWGGKIIVKGIHIGDDAKKAVELGADAIVISNHGARQLDSVAPTIRLLPEVLAAVEGKTDVLLDGGIRRGSDVVKALCLGAKGVLIGRAYAYGLAAAGGKGVARAIEILQTDILRTMKLLGCGSVADLNKSYIQFPESWERFE
- a CDS encoding galactose mutarotase; translation: MAVSFEKKTTPYPHWEYSNPELDSLIRIVPERGGLITEWLSEGKELLYFDLERFLDKDKSVRGGIPILFPICGDLSEGYVIAGKEYFLKQHGFARDLPWSIGLLKDKLGIRLKLSDTKDTRSYFPFLFTLLMDVCLKEKSLQISVKIFNQGHNSMPFSFGLHPYFQISNLQKIMIDGLPEKCIDQTNMKVTNVSDQIRILDKGVDFLSYPSCSVKLVDCLSSNVIELIHQEPIDTTVIWTDPPRKMVCLEPWTSPRNSLVTGDRKLEIKPEEFIELFTTFKHDSF
- a CDS encoding alpha/beta fold hydrolase, giving the protein MVSSVVKKNLSDWKFLGHSVHSLSIIPEDHKNKTDDEKGPAILLIHGFGASTTHWRHNLPVLGKHYEVHALDLIGFGKSSKPSGLAYGGSLWKDQIVSYIKDNIGRPTILVGNSLGGYAALASAAALGEDSAGVVLLNAAGYFSEDKKPTKGFWATARKTVAGIFLKNVLLQRIIFENLRQPSTIKRTLNQVYIDTSNVDDELVEAIRKPSLDAGAFNVFKSVFDPAGPQGRPLDELFAQLKSPLLLLWGNRDPWMNAPGKRATYKKHTPENTKEVVLDAGHCPHDEVPDQVNSALIEWINQL
- a CDS encoding cation:proton antiporter, whose product is MVLTPLVSALNTHDVEVAETLIGVINFLMIFVAARTLAEILVRLSLPTIVGELLAGVLIGASGLHLLLPPSAHAELNQGFVSLISTLASVPKEAVPDIYFETFPSLQAVATLGLYALLFLTGLESELEELVAVGAQAFTVAMAGVILPFAFGTFGLMFIFQVDIIPAIFAGASMTATSIGITASVFGELGYLKTREGQIVIGAAVLDDILGIVILAVVVALATGGSLQIAPIVKLVVAATVFVFAAIALSRTAAPAFDWLLERLKAPGAVVVASFVILVLSCFVATAIGLEAALGAFAAGLILSSSKNNHAIQQSVLPLVSLFATIFFVLVGAGMDLSVINPLDPQSRSALIVAGFLFIVAIVGKIAAGWCFVIDKPTNRLVVGLGMMPRGEVGLIFLGLGTSASLLTPSLEAAILLMVIGTTFLAPVLLRVVLKDKPPSGGNSIPDEVAADPVGLV
- a CDS encoding glycogen/starch/alpha-glucan phosphorylase produces the protein MSSSQSLDLRLPTPGCYADPVRAGMDADAVFDGMTEHLFFTLGKLATSASLRDLYMALSFAVRDRLMSRYLTSQETIRARPQKTVAYLSAEFLIGPQLNNNLLNLGIKKEAEEALKRFGIESLNDILEVEEEPGLGNGGLGRLAACYMESLASLQVPAVGYGIRYEFGIFNQLIRDGWQVEVTDKWLKGGWPWELPQPDEACLVGFGGQTESYTDDNGNYRSRWIPSEHAIGVPHDVPVLGYRVNSCDRLRLWRADATESFDFYAFNIGDYYGAVEEKVASETLSKVLYPNDGTDEGRRLRLKQQHFFVSCSLQDMLRSLEKRSIPVEEFPNHWTVQLNDTHPAIAVAELMRLLIDQHRLDWDKAWEITNRSVAYTNHTLLPEALEKWDLSLFKNLLPRHLELIYEINRRFLQQVRLKYPGNDLILRKLSIIDEEGGKAIRMAHLATIGAHHVNGVAALHSDLIKRQLLPEFAELWPEKFTNVTNGVTPRRWVALANPELSKLLDKEIGPNWITNMDLLLELEKKENDSNFLDLFASAKLSGKRKLAGYIHRQTGVLVDPSSLFDVQVKRIHQYKRQHLNALQVIAQYLRIKNGKTKNIAPRTIIFGGKAAPGYFMAKLMIRFINGIADVVNADPDMDGLLRVVFLPDYNVKLGEQVYPATDLSEQISTAGKEASGTGNMKFAMNGALTIGTLDGANVEIRERVGSENFFLFGKTESEIMELRDQGYSPSSFISKSTELQETLKLIEVGHFSNGDSELFRPIINILTGSDPFFVMADFDDYLLAQDEVSKAWKNNQKWNRMALLNTARSGFFSSDRSIREYCQSIWKVKPLPVEISCEK